Within the Flavobacterium sp. N502536 genome, the region AAAAGCGTTAGCAGGAAATTCTATTTGGATCACAGGTTTAAGAGCAGAGCAGTCGGAGAATAGAAATGATTTGCAATTGTTTGAATACGACGGAGGTTTTGAAATTATAAAGTTCAACCCATTACTAAAATGGACTTTAGAAGAGGTTGAGGTTTATTTATCAGAAAACAATGTTCCTCAAAATGCTTTACACAAGCAAGGTTTTGTAAGCATTGGTTGTGCGCCTTGTACCAGAGCAATTTTCCCGGTGAAGATATCAGAGCCGGAAGATGGTGGTGGGAATCAAGCCATAAAGAATGTGGTTTGCATAGCGCTAAAAAAGAGTAAGTAGAAGAAAGAAGCTAGAGAATATAGATTTTGAGTTCCGAAGGAACGACCGATATTGTAGCGTCGGGTTTCAACCCGATGAAGACGAAGGAACGATCCATATTATAGCGTCGGGTTTCAACCCGATGGGAATGGGAAAAGGATTTATAATGTAGCAACGGATTGTAACCCGTTGAAGAGAGGATAATAACAGAATAAATAGAGGAAGGTTTTAGGGCAACTCACAAAATTTAAGATCTAAAACCTGAGGCTAAAAAATATCAAACAAAAAAACAAAATGAGTTCAGTATTAAAAACAAACGCTTTAGAGAGCGAAGCAATATACATTTTCAGAGAAGTAATTTCACAGTTCGATAAACCGGTTTTGCTTTTTTCTGGAGGAAAAGATTCGATAACATTGGTGCGTTTGGCACAAAAAGCATTTTTCCCGGCAAAAATTCCGTTTCCTCTTTTGCACGTTGATACGGGACATAATTTCCCTGAGACTATCGCTTTCAGAGATAAATTGGTAGAAGAACTAGGATTGGAATTAATCGTACGTAATGTTCAGGATGCTATTGATGAAGGAAAAGTGGTTGAAGAAACGGGTAAATATTCCAGTAGAAACAGCCTGCAGACTACAACACTTTTAGATGCCATTGAAGAATTTAAGTTTGATGCCTGTATTGGTGGAGCGCGTCGTGATGAGGAAAAGGCAAGAGCAAAAGAGCGTATTTTCTCCGTTCGTGACGATTTTGGTCAGTGGGATGAGAAAAATCAGCGTCCGGAATTGTTTGATATTCTGAATGGAAAAATCGAGAACGGTCAAAACGTTCGTGTTTTCCCAATTTCAAACTGGACAGAATTAGATGTATGGAGTTATATCGAGAAAGAGCACATCGAGATTCCGTCTATTTATTTTTCGCATAAAAGAAAAGTTTTTTTGAGAGACGGTTTGATCTGGTCACATTCTCCTTTTGTGTACCAGGAAGAAGACGAACAAATCGAAGAAAGAATTGTTCGCTTCAGAACCGTTGGAGATATGAGCTGTACGGCAGCTGTTGAATCTTATGCAGCAACCATTGAGGAAGTAGTTGGAGAAATCAGAACTTCGACTATCTCAGAAAGAGGAGCCAGAATTGATGACAAGCGTTCTGAAGCTGCAATGGAAAAGAGAAAACAACAAGGGTATTTTTAATAATTATTAATTGTGAATTATAAATTATTAATTAAAAAGTAAGAATCAAAAAAACATACAGCTTGAAATTTTAGTTCAAAGGAAATCAACTTGAAACCTGAAACTAAACTTGAAACCTGAAACAAAAAATACAGAATGGAAGTTTTAAAAATAGCAACAGCAGGAAGTGTAGATGACGGAAAAAGTACTTTGATTGG harbors:
- the cysD gene encoding sulfate adenylyltransferase subunit CysD, whose protein sequence is MSSVLKTNALESEAIYIFREVISQFDKPVLLFSGGKDSITLVRLAQKAFFPAKIPFPLLHVDTGHNFPETIAFRDKLVEELGLELIVRNVQDAIDEGKVVEETGKYSSRNSLQTTTLLDAIEEFKFDACIGGARRDEEKARAKERIFSVRDDFGQWDEKNQRPELFDILNGKIENGQNVRVFPISNWTELDVWSYIEKEHIEIPSIYFSHKRKVFLRDGLIWSHSPFVYQEEDEQIEERIVRFRTVGDMSCTAAVESYAATIEEVVGEIRTSTISERGARIDDKRSEAAMEKRKQQGYF